The window CGATCATCGCCGTGGTCGAGCAGGCTTCGACGTAGTCGAGCACCCGCACCTCGCCGCCCTGCGCGCGCACGAAGTCGGCGCCGGCAATCTGCTCCGGCCGGTAATCACCGCCCTTCACCAGCAGATCGGGCTTCAGCAACCGGATCAGCCGCTCCGGCGTCTCCTCGCTGAAGGCGACCACCCAGTCGACCGCGGCCAGCGCGCCGAGCACCGCCATCCGCTGTGACAGCGGGTTGATCGGCCGGCCTGTGCCCTTGAGTCGACGCACCGACTCATCGCTGTTGACCGCCACGATCAGACGATCCCCCAGCGCACGGGCCGCAGCGAGATAACTGACGTGACCGGTATGGAGCAGATCGAAACAGCCATTGGTGAAGACCACCCGCTCGCCACGCGCCTGCGCGGCTTCCACCATGGCCTGCAGGGCCGATTCGCTCATCACCCCGCGCGGTGGCGTCTCGGCCGCCGCGTCGGCCCGCAGCAGTTCATCGGCGCTGACGGTGGCGGTACCGAGTTTGCCGACCACCAGGCCGGCGGCACGGTTGGCCAGCACCATGGCCCGTTCGAGCGATTCGCCGCCGCCGAGCGCTGCCGCCAGCACCGCGATCACGGTGTCGCCGGCACCCGTGACATCGTAGACCTCCCGCGCCTGCGCCCTCAGGTTGATCGGATCGCCCTCCCGCGGTACCAGCAGCATTCCCTGCCCGCCACGGGTCACCAGCAGTGCGGTCAGATCGAGCCGCGCCGTCATCGCTCGCGCCTTGCCGATCAGCTCGGCTTCATCGGCGCAGCGCCCGGCCACCTGCTCGAACTCGGCCTGGTTGGGCGTCAGCAGGGTCGCACCACGGTAGCGGTCGAACTCACTCCCCTTGGGGTCGACCAGCACCGGCATCGCCACCGCCCGTGCCGCCTGGATCAGCGGTTGCGGATCGGCCAGCGTCCCCTTGGCATAGTCGGAGAGCAGCAGCACCTGACTGTGTTTGAGCGCCTCGTGCAGTGCCTGCGAAGAGAGCGCTGGCATCGGGTCGAAGCGCTCCTCGAAGTCGAGCCGCAGCAGCTGCTGGTTACGGCTGATCACTCGCAGCTTGGTGATGGTGGGGTGGGCAGCCGAATGCTGAAAGTGACAGCGCACGCCGGCATCGACCAGGATCTGCGTCAACCGCTCACCCATCTCATCGACGCCGACGACGCCGGCCAGCTCGACCGACACACCCAGCGCGGCGAGGTTGCGGGCGACATTGCCGGCACCGCCGGCGCGCTCCTCGATCCGGGTCACCCGCACCACCGGCACCGGCGCCTCGGGGGACACCCGCTGGGTGTCGCCATGCCAGTAGCGGTCGAGCATCAGATCACCCACCACCAGGGCGCGCACATGCTCGAACGGGGGCAGGGAGGCTCTCATGGAGTGGTCGGTCTCACGCAACATCGGTTGGAACGTCCTGGCATAGGCCCAAATGAGCCGCTGCCGTATTATAGGCGCTTTGGTTTTCGGGAATGGTTATGGAACAGGTTGAATTGCCGATCGACATCGACCAGGTCAAGGGCTTTCTGCACCCTGACGAAGGCGCAGCGCTCTACCGGCAGGCGTTGATCGCCAGCCGCCTTGGACCTTGCCTGGAGATCGGCAGCTACTGCGGAAAATCGACCCTCTACCTCGCCGCCGCCTGTCGTCAGACCGACGCGCTGCTCTATGCGATCGATCATCACGGCGGTTCGGAGGAGCATCAACTCGGCGAGGAGTACCACGATCCGGAGCTCTACGACCGCGAAGAGGCGGTGATGGACAGCTTCCGCACCTTTCGCCGCAACCTGCGCCGTGCCGGTCTCGACGCACAGGTGGTACCGATCGTCGCCCCCTCGGCACTGGCAGCTCGCCACTGGAACACGCCGCTCGGCATGGTCTTCATCGATGGTGGCCACAGCCTGGAAGCAGCGCTGACCGATTACCGCTGCTGGGCCGGCCACCTCGTGCCGGGCGGCATTCTCGCCATCCATGACATCTTTCCCGACCCGCGCGATGGCGGTCAGGCCCCCCATCAGATCTATCAGCTTGCGAGCGCCTCGGGGCTATTCGAACAGCTCCCGATGGCCCGCACTCTGGGGCTGCTGCGCCGCCTCTAGCAGATTGACCTCGGTGAAGAGCCGCGCGGCCGGGGTCGCCTCGGCCAGCGCATCGGCGGCCAGCAGCACCGCTCCGGCAGTCCAGGTGGGCTGTTCATCGGGCCAGAGCAGGTCGAGGCTGAACTGGTAGCCAGTCCAGTAGACGCCATTCTCGCAGCGGAACTGGTGCAGCCAGCTGAAGAGTTCGTTGGCCTTGTGCCGCTCGCCCGCCGCCAGCAGCGCCAGCGTCAGCTCGCAGGACTCCGCCACCGTCACCCAGGGTTCGTCGCTGACGCAGCGGCAACCGAGCTCATGTTCGACAAAGCTGCTCCAGCGCGTCTGCAACCGTTGCCGGGCAGCCGCACCGCGCTCCACGCCCCCCAGAATCGGATAGAACCAGTCCATCGAGTAGCGTGTCTTGCTCTGATCGAACCGCTCGGGGTGGTTGCGCAGCGCATCGCCCAGCCGTTCGCGCGCCAGTGACCACTGTGGCCTGGCATGGCCCAGCACCGTGGCGATGTTGAGGGCACACTCCAGGCTCTTGTGCACCGAACTGCAACCGGTGACCAGCGCCTGCGCACGGGGCACTCCTTCGGCATCAATCGCCCAGGGGATGGTGCCACGCCGGCACTGCAGGGCCACCACATGGTCGATGGCCCGCTCGACGGTGCGCCACATGCGGCGCAGAAAGCTCTCGTCGGTGGTGATCAGGTAGTGGTGCCAGACGCCGGTGGCCACATAGGCGGTGAAGTTGCTCTCCTTGCGCGCCTCGGCATCCAGCACCGGCTGGCCCTGCTCATAGCGTGCCCACCAACTGCCATCCTCCAGCTGCCACTGCCGCAGCCAGTCATAGGCCTGCTCCGCCTCCTCCAGATGGCCGGCAATGCTCAGCCCCATGGCGGCTTCGGTGTGATCCCAGGGGTCGAAATGGCCGCCGTGAAACCAGGGAATGGCGCCGTCGCTGCGTTGCACGTCGAGAATGTAATCGATTGACGGACGAAAATAGTCGAGCGGCAGAGCGCCTTTGGAGAGGTATAACTGGGTCACGATCTCATCCCTTCGTGAAGTACATGACGACGCTTTTTCCAATCAACGGGTTGAGCAGGCGCTCGGCGGTTTGGGTCAGCCAAGGCTTTTTCAGCAAATCCCACACCAACAGCTTGTGATACCACTTCACCAGCCAGGAGTGGTCACGTCTTGACCAGAGCAGGCATTGCAGCCACCAGTAGGGGCTGTGCAGCGCATGGGCATGGTGGCGGTCGTAGCAGCTGAATCCAAGCCGTTCGATGTCGGACTGGAGCGCTCCGGCATCAAAGATTCGCACATGCCCACCCTCGACCTCGTGGTAGGCATCGCTCAGCAGCCAGCAGATCTTCTCCGGCCAGAAACGCGGCACACTGGCGACAAAGGTGCCGCCCGGCCGCAGGACTCTGACGATCTCCGCCAGCGCGCCCCGATAGTCGGGAATGTGCTCCAGCACCTCGGAGCATACTACGGTATCGAAACTGCCATCGGCAAAAGGCAGCCGCAGCGCAGTGCCCTGCAGCAGCGCAAGGCGCTTGTTCGGGTTGTCCGGTTCGGCAAAGTCACGGAAACGGCTCTGGCTGGTCTGAAGATCGTTCCAGCCGAGGTCGACCCCCACCGCCAACACCTCGGCTGCCATGTAGAAGGAGATGACATGCCGCCCTTCGCCACAGCCGAGGTCGAGCACCCGGTCACCCGGTCGCAGCGCGAAACGGTCGAGGTCAACGGTCAGCATGGGTCAGCAGCGTCTGGTAGTAGTCGGTCATCTGCCGGGCAGTCACCTGCCAGCTGAACTGCTGCTCGATGCGCCGGCGGGCCGCCTCCCCCAACTCTTCGCGCCGTGCCGGATCCTCCAGCAATTCGGCAATGGCACTGGCGAGTGCGACGGCATCGCCCGGCGGCACCAGCACACCGGCATCTCCCACCACTTCGGGCAGCGCGCCGCCGGTGGTCGAGATCACCGGCACGCCGCAGGCCATCGCCTCACCGGCCGGCAGCCCAAAGCCTTCATACAGCGATGGCACCACCGCCAGCGTGGAGCGTGCATAGAGCTGCGCCACCTCTGCGGTCGAGAGCCCGCGCACGAAACGCACCCGGTCGGTCAGCCGCAGCCGCTCGATCAGCCGCTCGGTGTGACCGCCCGGCTTGGGTTGCCCCAGCACCACCAGCCGCAGGGCGGGGTAGTCCGGCACCAGCCTGGCAACCGCCTCCAGCAGGTGGTCGAGCCCCTTCAGCGGGGCATCGGCGCTGGCCGTCGCCATGATCTGGAAGCGTTCGCGCGGCAGTTCCGGATAGGGACGGAACTCATCGGTGTCGATGCCGTTGTAGACCAGATTGATCGACTCGATCGGCAAGTCGAAGGCAGTGGCAATGTCACGGCGGGAGCACTCCGAAACCGTCACCAGATGGTTCAGCTCCCGTGCCACCGCCTTCTGCATGGTCAAAAAGGAGTGCCAGCGCCGGATCAGCAGCCGATGCCAGCCGTTGCGGGCGCTGTCGAGGGCAATCTCCAGATCGCGGGTGATCGGGTGGTGGATGGTGGCGACGGTGGGAATGCCCCACTGCTGCAACTGCAACAATCCATGGCAGAGGCTCTGGTTGTCATGCACCAGATCATACTGCTGGCGGCGATCGCGAAAGTGGTGAACCAGGCGACGACCAAAGGTCTCCGGCTCGACGAAACCGCCGGTCAGCTTGCCCCAATATTCGAAACGGTTGATCGGATCGCGCAGCGCGCGCAGGCTGGCATGGGGAAAGAAGGAGGTCTGTGCAAAGAGGTCGAGACTGGGCAATTTGATCAGTCTGACCCGCGGATCGAGTTGCGGATAAGGGGGGCCGGAGATCACATCGACACTGTGACCGGCCTCGACCAGCGCCTTGCTGAGAAAGCGCAGATAGACCCCCTGCCCTCCGCAATAGGGGTGGCTGCGGTAGCCCAGCAGCGCGATGCGCAGCGGACGCTCGATGGCCATTGCATCGAGCGGTGGCCGTTGTTCAATCACTGCCGAAGCCAGCGCCATCAGGTATCCATACATCAATCAGGTCGAACTGCCACCCGGCATGGTCATCCCTCGCCGCATCAGGGCTGGTATGAAAAAACGTGCCAGAACCGGGCACTTGATCCGGTGAATTCTACTTGACTGATCAACAATCAGGCAAGAAACAAGCAGTTACGGCTTGGCAGCAGACCTTGATTTGACCTAGGATAGCGACCGTCGCCGCTGTGCGGTACTCCCTCCATTCCACTGAAAACGAGCCACCATGCAGACCCTGCGCAACCTACCGCTTCTGTTCCTTTCGCTCTGTGTCGTCCTGCTGCTGTCGCTGCAGGGTTGTACCGGCAACCGCTATGACCGCAGCACCGGAGAGCGGCTCGATGATGCGGTCATCACCACCCGGGTGAAGTCGAACATCATCGCCAACCCGCACCTGAAATTCTTCGACATCACCGTCGACACCTTCAGGGGCGTGGTGCAGTTGGGCGGCTTTGTCGACAACGAGAAGATGATTCGGTTGGCCGAGAAGGTGACCGCCGAGACTCCGGGCGTGGTCAAGGTGAACAACCGGATCGCCGTCAAGCCTGCCAACGGCCACTGAACCGGCACAGCGGTCAAGACCTCTCCGAAACAGCACCACACAGGGCCCGCCTCATGGATCTGGGCATTCGCAACCGGGTGGCGCTGGTCACCGGCAGCCACCGCGGCACTGGCCAGGTGATTGCGCAGCGGCTGGCCACCGAGGGGGTCAGGGTCCTGAGCCACGGTCCCACGGCCGACAGCGAACCCGCCGCGGGCTGCCTCGGCCATCTGTGGGGCGATCTGACCACCGACGAAGGTGCCGCTCAGGTGGTGACACAGGCCAGGGCGCTGTGCGGTGGAGTCGACATCCTGATCAACAACCTCGGCGCCGCCGAAGCGGGCCAGTGGGGCGAGTTGACCACCGCCGACTGGTTGGCGAGCTATCAGCTCAATGTGCTGTCGGCCAGCCGCATGATCGATGCCTGGCTGCCGGGCATGAAGCAGCAAGGCTGGGGCCGGATCCTGCAACTGGGCACCCTCGGCACCGACCGGCCTGGTGGCAGCATGCCGCACTACTACGCTGCCAAGGGGGCGCTGCTGACCCTCACGCTTGGTCTGGCCCAGAGCCTGCCGGCCAGCGGCATCACCGTCAACATCCTCTCGCCCGGACTGATTCTGACGCCGGAGGTCGAGGCCAGCTTCCGCCGCCGGGCCCAACGTCAGGGCTGGGACGGTGACTGGTCGCAGATCGAGGCGCGCAGCGTGCAGGAACGCCATCCCAACCTGATCGGCCGCATCGCCCGTCGTGACGAAGTGGCCGATCTGGCACTGTTCCTGGTCAGTGAGCGCGCCAGCTTCATCACCGGGCAGAACATCCGCATCGATGGCGGTGCGCTGCTTTGCAGTGCCGGCGCCACTCAGGGGCAGGTCTGACCTTCAGCTGTCGCCGCCAGCTCCGCAAGCGTCATGCGTCCCACTGCCCCCTGCTCGGCCTGCATCAGCCGCTGATGGAGCTGCTCGACAGCCGCCGGCAACGGTACGGTCGGCGTTGCTGACGGCTCACCCCCCTCGTCCAGAAGACGCAGCAGTGCCGCCAGCTCGATCTGCGCCGGTTCACACGCCAGCCGGCAGGCTTCGGGCGCGGTGGCCTGGCGTGTCAGCAGACCCGCGACCCCCAGCAGGTCGACCACCGCGCTGACACTCCAGATCGGTGTCTGCAACCGCTCGCTCAGTGACGCCAGCGTCACGCCCTCCTTCCGCTGCGCGCTGCACGCCAGCTGATGCATGATCGACAGGCCGAGCAGACGGGTCAGACTGCCGCCGACCCACAGCTCGTTGCGCTCGCTCTTCATCTGCGCCGGATTCTGCAGATAAAAGGCGACAGCGGCTCCAAGCAGCAGGATCAGCCAGCTCCAGAACAGCCACAACAGCAGCAGAATCAGCACCGCGAAGCCCGAATAGATCGCCTCGTAGTGGGCCGATGAGATCAAAAAGCCGGAGAAGATCCGTCCACACAGCTGCCACAGCAGGCTGGCCACCGTCGAACCGGTGAATGCCGCAGAGAGCCGGACCGAGGTGTTGGGCACCAGCAGATAGACAGCGCCGATCATCAGCGCCGCCAACAACACCGGCAGCAGCCAGGAGAGTTGCAGCAGCAGGCTGCTCACCGCCCCCAACGCCAGCAGATGGTGCATCAGGGTGCTGTTCATCACCACGGCGATCGCACCCATCAGCACGACCAGCAGCAGCGGACCCAGCAGCACCAGCAGCAGACAGTGGCCGATGAGCTGCAAAAAGGTGCGATGGCGCCGCACCCGCCAGATCAGATTGAGCGAACGTTCGACCTTGTAGATCAGTGTGACGGCGACATAGACCAGCAGGATCAGACCGATCGAACCGAGCGGCGCGATGTCGATGCGCTCGATGAAGTCGATGACGGTTCTGTTCACCGTCTCGCCCCGCTCACCGAGCGGCTGCAAAAACCCATGCAGCAGCGGCAGCAGTTGATCCGGCAATCCGAACAGCTTGATCACTGCGACGCCCAGCGCCATCAGCGGCACCAGTGACAACAGCGTGGTGTAGACCAGACTGGTGGCGTGCAGAGGAAGTGGACCGTAGAAAATGTCACGCAGCATGACGTAGAGCAGCCGTGTCGGCCACAGCAGTCGGCGCCGCCAGCCCGGCAGAGCGTCATCTTCGGCAAAGAGCCGCTTCTCGATCCGGCGCAACAGCAGAAAATCCATCTCGGTCCGCATCGGCCGGGTCACCTGCACCGGATCAGAATCAGCTCCCGGTCGGTCACCACCGCATCGAGCGGGACATCCCAGGTCGCCATCGGCAGTTGGGGCCGCTCCTGAAAATGGTGGGCAACGCCCACCAGCAACGGGCGCGATGGCCAGGGACGATCCAGCGCAAAGGTCCGGTCATAGTAGCCGCCCCCCATCCCCAACCGCGCTCCACTGCGGTCAAACGCCACCAGCGGCAGCAACACCAGATCGAGCGACCAGGCCGGCGTCAGCACCTGCCGGCGCAGATCGGGCTCCGCAATGGCATAACGGTTCAGAATCAGCCGCTCACCGGGCCGGTGCGGCGCAAACAGCAGACGGTTGTGGGCAAAGGGGTGCAGGATCGGCAGAAAACCCTGCGCACCACGGGCCTGGCCACGCAGCAGTGCACTGCTCGGATCGATCTCGCCATCGCTGGCCAGATAGTGACCGATGCGTCGGCTATGGAGAAAACTCAGCCAGCCGGCCAGATGGCGCGCGACCGAAGCGGCAGCCTGGCGCTGCGCGGAAGCAGAGAGGGCGCGACGCTGGCGACGCAGTTCGCGCCGCAGTGGCCGCAGATCACTCATGCAGGGAGCTCCCCGAGAACGCCGCTGTCGGTAGAGCCCTTGAACCAATAGAGTCCAAGGCGGCGGTCACTGAGGTGAATCAGGCTTTCCGACCAGCGGACATGCACACCATCACCTGCTGGCGACCTCCAGTTTTCAGAGAATCGGCTCGGGGACATACCCGACTGGCCAACGCCCCAGGGAGCTGGCTTGAGTATAGCAGCGTCAGCGCCAAAGCAGCATCTTTCGAGAATCGGAAAACCGGACGGGCATCTTCACACTGCACCGTGCGGCAACTCATTCGCCAGGCAGCAGCTGTGTCAGCGCCACATCGAGCTTGTCATGCAGATGTTGCCGGCCCTGCTCCAGCAGCAGGCGCTGCTGCTCGCTGCGCAGGTAGTCGTGGGCGATGTTCAGCGCCGCCATCACCGCGATGCGCTCCATGCCGATGATCGAACCGCTGCTGCGAATACCGCGCATCTTCTCATCGAGATAGCGGGCGGACTCCGCCAGCGCCGCGCGCTCCTCCACCGGACAGCTCACCTGAAACGATTTGTCCAGGATCTGGATGGTCAGCGTACAGCTTTCGCCCTTTTCAGCCATGACTCACTCCTGATCCAGCGCCTTGAGCCGTTTGATCATCTCGACCACCTGCTGCCGGGCATGGTGCTGCTGTTCGACCAGCCGCGTCCGCTCACCACGCCAGGTCGATTCACTGGCGCGCAGCCGGGCATTCTCCTTGCTCAACTGCTCGCAACGGCCGATCAGCAGGTCGATTTTGCGTTCAAGATCAGCAATGGCCGGGTCAAGGTGGTTCATGAGGCTCTTTCAGGGCGATGCAGAATCGATTCGATCAACTATAGAGCGCCGGGCACCATCGATCAATCGCTGCACGGCGATGGCGTCAACGATGCTGCTTGCCACCGCTTGCATCGTCCGCCGCGCAAAACTAAGCTCGCGCCACCGCTTCGACAGGTGGATGCTTCGATGAGAGAGCGCTTCGCATGGCTGCGCCTGGCAGCCCTTTTCGCCACCCTTGGCAGCAGCCTGCCACTGCTGGCCGATGATGGACTCCCGATCGGCGAGGTCAGTACGGTGTTCAAGTTCCTGACCCCGAATGACAAGATCAAGATCCATGCGTTCGAGGATCCCGCCGTGGAGGGGATCACCTGCTACATCAGCCGGGCGGTGACTGGCGGACTCAAGGGGGCGTTCGGCGTTGCCGAAGACACCTCCGATGCCAGCATCTCCTGCCATCAGACCGGCCCGATCCGCTTTCGAAGCGCGATCGCCGCCGGAAAAAATGGCGAGGAGGTGTTCAACGAGCGCCGTTCGCTGCTGTTCAAGGAGCTGCATGTCACCCGTTTTCATGACGCCCAGAGCAACACGCTGGTCTACATGACCTGGAGCGACCGGCTGATCGAGGGCTCGCCGCGCAATTCGATCTCGGCGGTGCCGCTGGCCGCCTGGAATGGTGTCGCCGCCCAGCCAGCGCGGTTCGATCGCTGACTTCGACCTCAGCGCCGCCGCCATGCCAGCGCAACCACCGAGATCAGATAGGTTGCACTGGCCAGCAGGATGATGGTCGCACCAGCCGGCAGATCAGGTCCGTAGGAGAGCGCCAGCCCGGCAAAGGTGAAGAGCATGCCCAACAGGGTGGCACCCACCATCATCCAGCCGAGCGTGCGCACATAGTGGCCACTGACGGCGGCGGGCAGCGTCAGCAGCGCAATCACCAGAATCAGCCCCACCATCTGGATCAGCACCACCACGGTCACCGCGATCAGCACCAGCAGCAGCGGGTAGTAGAACGCCACCCTGATGCCACGCAACCGGGCGAACTCCTCGTCAAAGACCACCGCAAGAAACTGCTTCTGGAACAGCAGCACCAGCAGCAGCACGATCAGGTCGAGCCAGGCCATTCGCCACAGCTCAGAACTCGGCACCAGCAGAATGTTGCCGAACAGGTAGCTCATCAGATCGACGTTGTAGCCGGGCGTGCGCGCCATCAGCAGGATGCCGACGGCCATCCCTGCTGCCCACAGTGCGCCGATCACGGTGTCCTCATGTTCGCGCCAATGCAGATTGACCCAACTGATCAACAGCGCCGCCAGCACCGCCGCGACCAGTGCGCCATCCATCGGGTCGCCACCGAAGAAGTAGGCAACCCCCATCCCGCCCAGCACCGAATGGGCAATACCGCCGGCCAGGTAACCGATGCGCTTGACCACCACATAGCTGCCAATCACGCCACAGGCCACGCTGGCCAGCAGGCCGGCGAACAGTGCCTGCCGCAGAAAGGGCTGGCTGGCCAGCGCCTGCAGAAAATCGCTCACCGCATCCCCTCGCCCGGCGTGTGGTGGGCATGTTCATGGTGGATCAGGTGCATCGGACGTCCATACATCTGCTCGATGTCACTGCTCTTGAGCTCAGTGGCCGGATGGCAGATCAGCGTGCGGTTGAGGCAGGCGACCCGGTTCACCTGCTGCGAGATGAAGCCGATGTCATGCGAGATCACCACGATGGCCATGCGCTGATTGAGCAGCCCCAGCAGGTCGAACAGCCCCTGTTCGCCCTGCTGGTCGATGTTGGCGGTCGGCTCATCCAGCAGCAGCAGCCTGGGTTCGGTCACCAGCGCACGCGCCACCAGCAGCCGCTGGAGCTGCCCGCCGGAGAGGTTGCCGATCGGACGGTTGGCCAGACCGCTGATGCCCACCTCGTCGAGGGCACGGGCGGTGGCCAGCCGATCGGCCCGGTTGAAACCGAACCAGCGCCGCGTCAGCCCCAGCCGACCCAGCATCACTGCCTGGGTGACGGTGATCGGAAAGTCGCGGTTGAACAGCGGATATTGCGGTACATAGCCGACCCAGCGGCGCGCTTCGCGTGGCGGGCGGCCGAAGAGCCGAATCGTGCCACCGTCGGGCTGCCGCAATCCCAGAATCAGCTTGAACAGGGTGCTCTTGCCACTGCCATTGGGGCCGATCAGCGCCAGAAACTCACGCGGCTCGACCCGCAGGTCGATCTGCTCCAACAACGGAACACCTCCATAGGAGAAGCGGAGCCGGTCGATCTCGAGCGGCAATCGTTCGGTATTCATGGTGTGGGGTCTGCCAGCAGGGCACCCAACTGGCGCAGCGTGGCCGGCACATCCTCGGCCAGGTGGTCCACCTTGACGACACGGGCACCGAGGCTGTCGGCCACCATTTCAGCCACCCGCCGATCGGTCTGCTGCTCGACCAGAATCACGCGCACACCGGCCTGCCGACCCGCTTCGATCACCTGGGCCAGCGAGCGGGCACCGGGAGACTTGCCCTCGCGCTCGATGGCAATCTGGCGCAGTCCATAGGCATCGGCAAAGTAGCCAAAGGCCGGATGGTAGACCATGAAACTGGCGCCACGCCGGGAGGCCAATTGTGCACTCAACTCGGCATCGAGGGCGGTCAGCTCCTGCTCCAGCCGGCCATAACCCTGCTGATAGTGCACAGCCGCGGCCGGATCGGCGGCCATCAGTGCATCGCGCATGTTGGCCGCTTGACGCAGCAACAGTCCGGGCGCCAGCCAGAGATGTGGATCGGCAAGTGCCTCTGACTGCCGTGAATCACCATGATGATGCCCATCCATCTGCAGCCGCTCGATGCCGGCGGCGACATCGACCACCTGCAACGCCGGATGGAGCCCACGCACCTTGGGCAGCCAGACACGCTCGAAGGGCAGGCCAAGCTGAAAGTAGAGCTGGCTGCTGTCCAGTTCGCTCATCAACCGCGGGGTTGGCTCGTAGGTCTCGACGCCCTGCCCCGGCGGCACCACCTGCAGCACTTTCACCCGCGAACCGGCCAGGCGTTCGAGCAAATACTTCTGCGGTGCGATGGCGACCGCCACCCGCAATTCAGCCACCGCGAACGAACTGGCCAGGAGCCACAAAAAAAACAGTGCAAAGCGGCGACCCATGCGTGGCCTTGACCCAAAAGTTTTCATTATATCCATTCACGAGATAAAGCCGTCGCCTTCGCCGATGGCGCACAGCGCATGCTCCTGAAAAAAATAAACCCCGACGGTCGCCGGGGTTTCATCGACAGCCGAACCGCACGGGCGCGGTCAGCGCAACGGGGGTCAGCCGAGATTCTGGTTGACGAACTCCCAGTTGACCAGCGACCAGAAGCCCTTCAGGTAATCGGGGCGGACGTTGCGATAGTCGATGTAGTAGGCATGTTCCCACAGATCGACCGTCAGCAGCGCGGTCAGGTTGGCATCGGTCAGCGGCGTGGCAGCGTTGCTGGTGTTGACGATGTCGAGTGATCCATCGGCCTTTTTGACCAGCCAGGTCCAGCTGGAACCGAAGTTGTTGACCGCCATGTCATTGAACTTGGCCTTGAAATCATCAAAGGAGCCGAACGCCTTGTTGATGGCCTCGGCAATCTTGCCGGTGGGCGCACCGCCACCTTTCGGGCTCAGGCTGTGCCAATAGAAGGTGTGGTTCCACACCTGCGCGGCATTGTTGAAGACACCGCCCGATGAACTCTTGATGATCTGTTCGAGCGTCTTGCCTTCGAACTCGGTGCCCTTGATCAGGCCGTTGAGCTTGTCGACATAGGTCTTGTGATGCTTGCCGTAGTGGAACTCCAGCGTCTCTTTGGAGATGTGCGGCTGCAGGGCATCCATCGCGTAGGGCAATTCTGGCAGGGTAAACTGGCTCATGCTGTGATTCTCCTTCGACTCACCAGTGGTTAATGGCCCAGCTATTGTATCAACTATCCCCCGCCATGGCGCCTGCCGATTCGATTGAGTGCCGCTGTCGCGCCAGCCCCCGTCAACCCAGTGCCTGCTGATAGCCACCGCTGGCCGAACGGCGCGAATTGGCGACATGCAGCGCGGCCTGGTTCACCGCCTGCGCCACCTTCTGCTCGAGTTCGGCGCGCTCCTGTGGCGAGAGGTAGAACAGAAAGTCCACCTCGTAGCGCAGATAGCGCGGCGGCAGGTGGTTGAGCGCGACACAGGCCACATCGGCCAGATAGTCGCTGTCGTTTTCGCTGCTGTTGAAGCCAAGGGTCTGCCGAATCTGTTCGACGACCAGCCGCTCGTAGACGTTGTGAACCGAGGCAAAGGGCGATTCTGC of the Pseudomonadales bacterium genome contains:
- a CDS encoding 5-formyltetrahydrofolate cyclo-ligase, whose protein sequence is MSDLRPLRRELRRQRRALSASAQRQAAASVARHLAGWLSFLHSRRIGHYLASDGEIDPSSALLRGQARGAQGFLPILHPFAHNRLLFAPHRPGERLILNRYAIAEPDLRRQVLTPAWSLDLVLLPLVAFDRSGARLGMGGGYYDRTFALDRPWPSRPLLVGVAHHFQERPQLPMATWDVPLDAVVTDRELILIRCR
- a CDS encoding metal ABC transporter permease; the protein is MSDFLQALASQPFLRQALFAGLLASVACGVIGSYVVVKRIGYLAGGIAHSVLGGMGVAYFFGGDPMDGALVAAVLAALLISWVNLHWREHEDTVIGALWAAGMAVGILLMARTPGYNVDLMSYLFGNILLVPSSELWRMAWLDLIVLLLVLLFQKQFLAVVFDEEFARLRGIRVAFYYPLLLVLIAVTVVVLIQMVGLILVIALLTLPAAVSGHYVRTLGWMMVGATLLGMLFTFAGLALSYGPDLPAGATIILLASATYLISVVALAWRRR
- a CDS encoding metal ABC transporter ATP-binding protein, translated to MNTERLPLEIDRLRFSYGGVPLLEQIDLRVEPREFLALIGPNGSGKSTLFKLILGLRQPDGGTIRLFGRPPREARRWVGYVPQYPLFNRDFPITVTQAVMLGRLGLTRRWFGFNRADRLATARALDEVGISGLANRPIGNLSGGQLQRLLVARALVTEPRLLLLDEPTANIDQQGEQGLFDLLGLLNQRMAIVVISHDIGFISQQVNRVACLNRTLICHPATELKSSDIEQMYGRPMHLIHHEHAHHTPGEGMR
- a CDS encoding zinc ABC transporter substrate-binding protein produces the protein MKTFGSRPRMGRRFALFFLWLLASSFAVAELRVAVAIAPQKYLLERLAGSRVKVLQVVPPGQGVETYEPTPRLMSELDSSQLYFQLGLPFERVWLPKVRGLHPALQVVDVAAGIERLQMDGHHHGDSRQSEALADPHLWLAPGLLLRQAANMRDALMAADPAAAVHYQQGYGRLEQELTALDAELSAQLASRRGASFMVYHPAFGYFADAYGLRQIAIEREGKSPGARSLAQVIEAGRQAGVRVILVEQQTDRRVAEMVADSLGARVVKVDHLAEDVPATLRQLGALLADPTP
- a CDS encoding CreA family protein yields the protein MRERFAWLRLAALFATLGSSLPLLADDGLPIGEVSTVFKFLTPNDKIKIHAFEDPAVEGITCYISRAVTGGLKGAFGVAEDTSDASISCHQTGPIRFRSAIAAGKNGEEVFNERRSLLFKELHVTRFHDAQSNTLVYMTWSDRLIEGSPRNSISAVPLAAWNGVAAQPARFDR
- a CDS encoding cell division protein ZapA, whose translation is MAEKGESCTLTIQILDKSFQVSCPVEERAALAESARYLDEKMRGIRSSGSIIGMERIAVMAALNIAHDYLRSEQQRLLLEQGRQHLHDKLDVALTQLLPGE
- a CDS encoding TIGR02449 family protein, coding for MNHLDPAIADLERKIDLLIGRCEQLSKENARLRASESTWRGERTRLVEQQHHARQQVVEMIKRLKALDQE
- a CDS encoding YihY/virulence factor BrkB family protein; translated protein: MRTEMDFLLLRRIEKRLFAEDDALPGWRRRLLWPTRLLYVMLRDIFYGPLPLHATSLVYTTLLSLVPLMALGVAVIKLFGLPDQLLPLLHGFLQPLGERGETVNRTVIDFIERIDIAPLGSIGLILLVYVAVTLIYKVERSLNLIWRVRRHRTFLQLIGHCLLLVLLGPLLLVVLMGAIAVVMNSTLMHHLLALGAVSSLLLQLSWLLPVLLAALMIGAVYLLVPNTSVRLSAAFTGSTVASLLWQLCGRIFSGFLISSAHYEAIYSGFAVLILLLLWLFWSWLILLLGAAVAFYLQNPAQMKSERNELWVGGSLTRLLGLSIMHQLACSAQRKEGVTLASLSERLQTPIWSVSAVVDLLGVAGLLTRQATAPEACRLACEPAQIELAALLRLLDEGGEPSATPTVPLPAAVEQLHQRLMQAEQGAVGRMTLAELAATAEGQTCP